A single region of the Bacillus sp. 2205SS5-2 genome encodes:
- the hemE gene encoding uroporphyrinogen decarboxylase, whose translation MLNDTFLRAARGEKTDHVPVWYMRQAGRSQPEYRAIKEKYSLFEITHQPELCAYVTRLPVEQYDVDAAILYKDIMSPLPAIGVDVEIKSGIGPVIDNPIRSILDVEKLGEITPEEDVPYVLETIKLLTTEQLSVPLIGFAGAPFTLASYMIEGGPSKNYNKTKAFMYAEPRAWFALMDKLATMTITYVKSQIKAGARAIQIFDSWVGALNVQDYRVFIKPTMERIFSELREENVPLIMFGVGASHLALEWHDLPLDVVGLDWRLPVKEARKMGITKTVQGNLDPAILLAPWEVIEEKAKSILDQGMEKPGYIFNLGHGVFPQVKPETLKRLTSFVHEYSTQKLKS comes from the coding sequence ATGCTAAACGATACATTTTTAAGAGCAGCAAGAGGGGAGAAAACAGACCATGTGCCTGTCTGGTATATGAGACAAGCTGGTCGCTCGCAACCAGAATATCGAGCTATCAAAGAAAAGTACTCTTTATTTGAGATTACACATCAACCTGAGCTTTGTGCTTATGTTACAAGGTTACCTGTAGAACAATATGATGTGGATGCCGCTATTTTATATAAAGATATTATGTCGCCATTACCGGCTATTGGAGTAGATGTAGAAATTAAATCTGGGATTGGACCAGTCATTGATAATCCGATTAGGTCAATTTTAGATGTGGAAAAATTAGGAGAAATCACCCCAGAGGAAGATGTTCCCTATGTTTTAGAAACGATAAAGTTATTAACAACAGAGCAATTATCCGTGCCGTTGATCGGATTTGCAGGCGCACCGTTTACGCTTGCAAGTTATATGATTGAAGGTGGTCCTTCAAAAAACTATAATAAAACGAAAGCGTTTATGTATGCAGAACCGAGAGCGTGGTTTGCGTTAATGGATAAGCTGGCAACGATGACGATTACGTATGTAAAGTCCCAAATTAAAGCGGGCGCACGTGCTATTCAAATTTTTGATTCTTGGGTCGGAGCGCTCAATGTGCAAGATTATCGTGTATTTATCAAACCTACTATGGAACGAATCTTCTCAGAGCTACGTGAAGAAAATGTGCCACTCATTATGTTTGGTGTTGGGGCAAGTCATTTAGCACTAGAGTGGCATGATCTTCCATTAGATGTTGTTGGCCTTGATTGGAGACTACCAGTTAAAGAAGCACGAAAAATGGGCATTACAAAGACAGTTCAAGGAAACTTAGATCCGGCGATTTTACTTGCTCCTTGGGAAGTCATTGAAGAAAAAGCGAAGTCAATACTAGATCAAGGTATGGAAAAACCTGGATACATTTTCAATCTTGGACACGGCGTATTTCCTCAAGTAAAACCAGAAACATTGAAAAGATTAACTTCATTTGTTCATGAATACAGCACCCAAAAGCTAAAGAGCTAA
- a CDS encoding antibiotic biosynthesis monooxygenase family protein: MNAFMTTGTYEFLKKMKLQHQNENMIIMQNADTSLLLHETEGNTLFNEPRRYEVIDASGSIQKQGYVIFNNIPVTDEGRPVFEYRFKNRARLIEEVAGFVALRVLRPLSNDTYIIMTLWEDEESFKGWQNSQQYNKGLEKRGSAEGIDQQKNIFSAASYVSEYMIPEEETE; this comes from the coding sequence TTGAACGCATTTATGACTACAGGTACGTATGAATTTCTAAAAAAAATGAAATTACAACATCAAAATGAAAACATGATTATCATGCAAAATGCCGACACTTCTCTGCTTCTTCATGAAACTGAAGGGAACACATTGTTTAACGAACCAAGAAGGTATGAAGTGATCGATGCTTCTGGATCTATTCAAAAACAAGGATATGTCATATTTAACAACATTCCTGTAACCGATGAGGGACGACCTGTTTTTGAATACCGCTTTAAGAATCGAGCCCGTCTTATTGAGGAAGTAGCTGGTTTTGTCGCTTTACGAGTGTTACGCCCTCTTTCCAATGACACCTATATCATTATGACGCTTTGGGAAGACGAGGAATCCTTTAAAGGTTGGCAAAATTCACAGCAGTACAATAAAGGACTCGAAAAGAGGGGATCAGCTGAAGGCATAGACCAGCAAAAAAACATATTTTCTGCTGCATCATACGTGTCTGAATACATGATTCCAGAAGAAGAAACGGAATAG